In Musa acuminata AAA Group cultivar baxijiao chromosome BXJ3-11, Cavendish_Baxijiao_AAA, whole genome shotgun sequence, one DNA window encodes the following:
- the LOC135653421 gene encoding homeobox-leucine zipper protein ROC2-like translates to MPVGLMIPARQPPSMIGRNTGTGYGSSSVLSLSQPNLLEGQQIPLQHQHHNQFVEIAQATTAESEMARAREDDFESKSCSENIEGASGDDQDQNQRPRKKRYHRHTQHQIQEMEAFFKECPHPDDKQRNELSRQLGLEPLQVKFWFQNKRTQMKNQHERQENSQLRADNEKLRADNLRYKEALSNASCPNCGGPAALGEMSFDEHNLRIENVRLREEIDRISGIAAKYVGKPVASYPLLSPAIPSRSPLDLGVGGLGVQQGIGSEMFGAGELLRSVSGLPEIEKPVVIELAVAAMEELIRMAQLSEPLWIPGLDGAAETLNEDEYVRTFPRGIGPKLLGLKSEASRETAVVIMNQMHVVEILMDVNQWANVFSGIVSRALTLEVLSTGVAGNYNGALQVMSAEFQVPSPLVPTRESLFVRYCKQHADGTWAVVDVSLDSLRPSPVLRCRRRPSGCLIQEMPNGYSKVTWVEHVEVDDRSVHNIYRPLVNSGLAFGAKRWVSTLDRQCERLASVMASNIPSGDIGVITTPEGRKSMLKLAERMVISFCGGVGGSASHQWTTLSGSGAEDVRVMTRKSVDDPGRPPGIVLNAATSFWLPVPPKRVFDFLRDESSRSEWDILSNGGGVQEMAHIANGRDHGNCVSLLRVNSTNSSQSNMLILQESCTDSTGSYVIYAPVDVIAMNVVLNGGDPDYVALLPSGFAILPDGPCGGQGGEMVDGIGSGGSLLTVAFQILVDSAPTAKLSLGSVATVNSLIACTVERIKASAGGESAH, encoded by the exons ATGCCTGTGGGGCTCATGATACCAGCAAGGCAACCACCATCCATGATCGGGAGGAACACCGGCACCGGTTATGGCTCGTCGTCGGTGTTGTCGCTCAGCCAG CCAAACTTGTTAGAAGGGCAGCAAATCCCACTCCAGCACCAACATCATAACCAGTTTGTGGAGATCGCACAGGCCACCACCGCAGAGAGCGAGATGGCAAGGGCTCGAGAGGACGACTTCGAGAGCAAGTCATGCAGCGAGAACATCGAGGGCGCTTCCGGCGATGATCAGGACCAAAACCAGCGCCCTAGGAAGAAACGCTACCATCGCCACACACAGCATCAAATCCAAGAAATGGAGGC TTTCTTCAAGGAATGCCCTCACCCGGATGACAAGCAGAGAAATGAGCTGAGCCGACAGCTTGGGCTGGAACCTCTCCAAGTCAAGTTTTGGTTCCAGAACAAGCGCACCCAAATGAAG AATCAACACGAGCGGCAGGAGAACTCTCAGCTACGAGCCGATAACGAGAAGCTTCGTGCCGACAACTTAAGGTACAAGGAGGCCCTCAGCAATGCTTCATGCCCAAACTGTGGCGGGCCTGCTGCTCTCGGAGAAATGTCCTTCGACGAACACAACCTCAGGATCGAAAATGTTCGGCTGAGAGAAGAA ATCGATAGGATATCAGGGATAGCAGCTAAATACGTGGGTAAGCCAGTGGCGTCGTACCCGCTCCTTTCTCCCGCCATCCCTTCACGTTCACCATTGGACCTCGGCGTCGGAGGTTTGGGGGTGCAACAGGGGATTGGGAGTGAGATGTTCGGAGCCGGGGAGTTACTGAGGAGCGTGTCAGGGCTGCCGGAGATCGAGAAGCCCGTGGTCATCGAGCTCGCCGTGGCCGCCATGGAGGAGCTCATCAGGATGGCGCAGCTCAGTGAGCCACTCTGGATTCCGGGTCTCGATGGCGCAGCCGAGACTCTCAACGAAGACGAGTACGTCAGAACGTTCCCCAGAGGGATTGGGCCGAAACTTCTGGGGCTGAAGTCCGAGGCGTCGCGCGAGACTGCGGTGGTGATCATGAACCAGATGCATGTTGTCGAGATACTCATGGACGTG AATCAATGGGCAAATGTGTTCTCGGGCATTGTGTCGAGAGCATTAACACTCGAAGTATTATCGACTGGAGTGGCTGGCAATTACAATGGAGCTCTGCAAGTG ATGTCAGCAGAATTCCAAGTGCCATCTCCGCTTGTTCCAACTCGGGAGAGCTTGTTCGTCAGGTACTGCAAGCAGCACGCGGATGGAACTTGGGCGGTGGTTGATGTTTCGTTGGACAGCTTGCGCCCCAGCCCAGTCCTGCGATGCCGAAGAAGGCCATCCGGCTGCCTGATTCAAGAAATGCCCAATGGCTACTCAAAG GTTACTTGGGTGGAACATGTCGAAGTGGACGATAGGTCTGTGCATAATATCTACAGGCCCTTGGTGAACTCAGGTCTGGCATTTGGTGCAAAGAGGTGGGTCAGTACCTTGGATAGGCAATGTGAGCGCCTAGCGAGTGTGATGGCTAGCAACATACCCTCTGGAGACATCGGCG TGATCACTACTCCAGAAGGCAGGAAAAGCATGTTGAAGCTAGCTGAGAGAATGGTGATAAGCTTCTGTGGCGGTGTCGGTGGCTCAGCTTCACATCAATGGACTACACTGTCCGGTAGTGGTGCAGAGGATGTGAGGGTTATGACGAGAAAGAGCGTGGACGATCCTGGAAGGCCTCCTGGTATTGTTCTTAATGCGGCCACATCCTTCTGGCTTCCTGTCCCACCGAAGAGGGTGTTCGACTTCCTACGTGATGAAAGCTCTCGCAGCGAG TGGGATATCCTCTCAAATGGTGGTGGTGTTCAAGAAATGGCTCACATCGCTAATGGCCGAGACCATGGAAACTGTGTTTCCCTTCTACGCGTCAAT AGCACGAACTCAAGCCAGAGCAACATGCTGATACTGCAAGAGAGTTGCACAGACTCAACGGGCTCCTACGTGATCTACGCCCCGGTGGATGTCATCGCCATGAACGTGGTGCTTAACGGTGGCGATCCTGACTACGTCGCGCTCCTGCCGTCAGGTTTCGCCATCCTCCCGGACGGGCCATGTGGAGGACAAGGCGGCGAAATGGTGGACGGCATCGGATCAGGCGGCTCCCTCTTGACTGTAGCATTTCAGATCCTGGTCGACTCGGCTCCGACGGCCAAGCTGTCTCTTGGATCAGTCGCAACAGTCAACAGCCTCATCGCATGCACTGTTGAACGGATCAAGGCTTCAGCTGGAGGCGAAAGTGCCCACTGA
- the LOC103972442 gene encoding pentatricopeptide repeat-containing protein At3g20730, with product MNAIRENIAIVRLSKLTRYANPEPKVLTLCDLGRRREAIRSLVSDPSAPALPSSAYSSLLQLCIDSGAKEDGVSLHVHLRSAGHAPDLHLSTKLIIFYAKFGELAAARRVFDDMPERSVVSWTALVSGYSRNGRAEEALEVFSNMRSSGLKGNQFTYGSALRACTSLGCIGSGQQVHGCIAKSRFQDDLFVQSALVDMHLKCGSVDEALRLFGRMNKRDVVAWNSIVGGCAVRGLGDDAFGAFCLMIRDGMRPDRFTYASVLRASGVLRSPIYVNQIHASIVKLGHGSHCVVSGSLIDAYAKCRSLCQAQLLYDSMVDRDLISCTALVTGYALDKSCSWKAFEIFRGINHMGMRIDDVMLSCILNVCANVPSLSFGRQIHAHMLKEHPDYDVALGNALIDMYAKSGELQDACHAFYEMRHKNVISWTSLITGYGKNGCGEGAITLFSKMEEDGVKPNDVTFLALLFACSHSGLISKGLEYFHLMVSKYQIIPRVEHYSCAVDLLARGGQLKEAYDLVCKMNIRPNASLWGAMLGACRMYGDMNLGEVAAGYLLSLYPERSVNYVVLANVYTAAGLWESALKMREMMEQRSTKKDAGHSYI from the exons ATGAACGCGATTCGCGAGAATATTGCCATCGTTCGCCTCTCCAAGCTCACCCGCTACGCAAACCCCGAGCCCAAAGTGCTCACGCTGTGCGATCTCGGCCGGCGAAGAGAAGCCATCCGTTCCCTCGTCTCCGATCCCTCCGCACCTGCTCTACCTTCTTCCGCCTACTCCTCGCTCCTCCAGCTCTGCATCGATTCCGGCGCCAAGGAAGATGGTGTGTCACTCCACGTCCACCTGCGCTCGGCCGGTCACGCCCCTGACCTCCACCTGAGCACCAAACTCATCATCTTTTATGCCAAGTTTGGCGAGTTGGCCGCAGCGCGAAGGGTGTTCGATGATATGCCTGAAAGGAGTGTCGTGTCGTGGACCGCGTTGGTTTCTGGGTACTCCAGAAATGGGCGTGCCGAAGAAGCGTTGGAAGTGTTTTCTAACATGCGATCGTCGGGTCTTAAGGGCAACCAGTTCACGTATGGGAGCGCCCTCAGGGCGTGCACCAGTTTGGGTTGCATCGGCAGTGGCCAGCAGGTTCATGGATGTATAGCCAAGAGCAGATTTCAGGACGATTTGTTCGTGCAGAGCGCTCTCGTTGATATGCATTTGAAGTGCGGGTCAGTCGATGAGGCATTGCGACTGTTTGGGAGGATGAACAAGAGGGATGTTGTTGCTTGGAATTCCATCGTCGGTGGTTGTGCCGTGCGAGGTCTTGGGGATGATGCATTTGGAGCGTTCTGTTTGATGATTCGTGATG GTATGCGGCCTGATCGATTCACTTATGCAAGTGTTCTAAGGGCCTCTGGTGTACTTAGATCTCCTATTTATGTTAACCAGATCCATGCTTCAATTGTCAAATTGGGCCATGGAAGTCACTGTGTTGTCTCTGGGTCATTGATCGATGCATATGCAAAATGCAGGAGCTTATGTCAGGCACAGCTGCTGTATGATTCTATGGTTGACCGGGACCTGATTTCATGTACTGCATTAGTTACTGGGTATGCACTGGACAAAAGCTGTAGTTGGAAGGCATTTGAGATATTCCGTGGGATAAATCATATGGGCATGAGAATAGATGATGTCATGTTAAGTTGCATTCTTAATGTATGTGCTAATGTGCCTTCATTGAGTTTTGGAAGACAAATTCATGCTCATATGTTAAAGGAGCACCCAGATTATGATGTAGCCTTGGGCAATGCACTTATTGACATGTATGCAAAGTCAGGTGAACTTCAGGATGCCTGTCATGCTTTCTATGAGATGAGACATAAAAATGTTATTTCATGGACTTCTCTGATAACTGGATATGGAAAGAATGGTTGCGGAGAAGGTGCAATAACACTTTTCTCAAAGATGGAGGAGGATGGGGTGAAGCCAAACGATGTCACGTTTCTTGCTCTTCTCTTTGCATGCAGTCATTCTGGCTTGATTAGCAAGGGCTTGGAATATTTTCACTTGATGGTGAGCAAGTATCAAATCATTCCAAGAGTTGAACATTATTCTTGTGCTGTGGATCTCCTTGCACGTGGAGGTCAACTAAAAGAAGCTTATGATCTAGTTTGCAAGATGAATATTAGGCCCAATGCATCGCTTTGGGGTGCTATGCTTGGTGCATGTAGAATGTATGGTGATATGAACCTTGGTGAAGTGGCTGCTGGATATCTTCTTAGTTTATATCCTGAAAGATCTGTAAACTATGTAGTCCTTGCAAATGTATATACTGCTGCAGGATTATGGGAGTCGGCATTGAAGATGAGGGAAATGATGGAACAAAGATCAACAAAGAAGGATGCTGGCCATAGTTACATTTAG